The Pseudodesulfovibrio cashew genomic sequence AAGTTCTACATTTTTCCCAGCATAATTCGCTTTGTATACATGGTTGAAGCAGAAGGAACAGTTGTTGGGGCATCCTCTGGCGAAGGCTACCCGATGACCATATCGAAATGCCCCGGGGTATTGCGTAAACGCACTAACGTCCGGAAGAGGTAATTGTGAGAAGTCAACGTATTCCGTTGGCTTGTTCACTATTAACTTGTCATTTTGATATACAGCTATTCCGTCTAGGTCTGAAATATCTTTTCCCGTTTCTATCGCATTTAGGACATTGGGCAGAACAATCTCTGCATCACCAATGACAAAGCAGTCAATATGGCTATTCTGCGCCAACGACTCTGGGTACATAGCTGGCTGTACACCTGCCATAAATATGAAAGTGTTTGTAAATCTGCTTTTGACTTCACGTAGCATTGCCATAAGGTGAAAGAAATTATAATCCTTGTACAGGTCATAAACATCCGAATAGACACCTATGGCCAGTGGTGTGTTTTTATCCAACTCGTCATACAGATTATTATGCTCATGTTTAGCACTTAGCAGGGTCGGATTGTAACCTTTATCACGGAGAGTTGCTATGGTAATACCCAACTCCATTATGAAAGTGTTGTCTTTTTGGACAAAAACAATGTTTTTCATTTATGCAAACCTGTTAAGATGTGTGAATTCGGCGTGTGGTCACTTGGATATTGAGTGTGAGACAATGGGGGGCCAAGTGCGTCGTTCTTACGTAATTTCAGATGGCCGGAGCCACATCTCCTTACATCCAAGCGTTTGTTCCGTCAAACCTGTGAATAGGGACATTTCAGTAAACAGGACGGGGATCTCAGCGGACTATTGTGTTGACTAAAGAAACGATTATAGCGCATTGTCTCCCTTCCGTATGGATATCCCCATTTTGAAAAGCGATACTGCCAAAATTAACACGTGAGTGTCGAATTTTTCCCATGTCTTTCAGGGGAAATTCTTTGGCGTGCAAGAAAGAAAATCAGGAGAAGATAATGACTCCATTTGCCGATTCCATGTTCAATGAAATTACTCGATGCCCTTGGTGTAATTCCGAGTCGAGAGAAGACTGGGGGGAACCCCAAGACGGCATTCAGGCGGTTGAATGCTCCAAGTGCGGCTTAATTTACATGGGTAAGATGCTGAATGCTGAAGGGTTGGCAAAGTTCTATTCCGATCATCTTAGTCAGGTTCACTTGGCGGATGAGAACAAGCGCCAACAGCGTGAGTTGATGTATCAATTGGAATTCAAGTATATTCATGGGTTCACCGGGCCTTGCTCCGTCCTTGATGTGGGGTGTAGTGGGGGGTATTTTTTAGACGTCTTCAAGGAACAGGGGTATGAAACTCTGGGAGTGGAAATAGGGACGGAAGGCGCAGCTGAGTGTGGGAAGAAACATTCAGTTTATCAAGGCGATTTCGCCTTTATGGATTTTGACAGAAAGTTTGATCTAATTGTCTTTCGTGGGGTCATAGAACATATCCCACTTCCTAAAACATACCTTGAAAAAGCTCTCAGCTTATTGAATGATGGCGGGTACATCTATATCACCAGCACGCCAAACGCCCAAAGTGTTCCTTGTAGAGTGTTTAAGGACAAATGGAGGCTGCATAATCCTTTGCCTCATTTGATGCATTTTTCCGTGCGGCATTTTGATGAATATTTTGCAAGCCATGGCTTTTGTAAGCGCGGCGAGCATTTCTTGTATGAGGAAACGCCGTATGCCAATATTGAAGAAGATATTTTGCTCGTTGCAAAAGCCATTGAAGCGGTCCGAGAAGGCAAGAAAATAGATTTTGCTTCACCTCCTTTCTACGGTGTGATGATGAGTGTTGTATACCAAAAAGAAGGTGAGCAATAAATCCGCAAGTAAGTCGATATCAATGCGCAATATAATGATAACCGGCATGTTCCGCTCGGGGAGCACCCTGCTTTCCAAGCTGATGAACTTTCACTCGGAAGTCGTTGTCGCCAACGATTCCTTCCTTCATTTCTTCCGCCGGTTTCGCGACAGGGCCTACAGTTCGCATGCCACGCATGACTGGACGCCGGGCGGTCCGTTCAAGGACAATTTCTTGAATCCCAATGTGGCGGCGCGGTTGGCAATCGCAGGGAGTGATCTGTCGGAGCGCCTTTCGCCTGAAGACCTCGACGCACTCAATAACAGGGTGGACGACACCACGGCAAAATTTCACCCTGGCCTGCTGGAGGATATCGCCAGGATCTGGGCGGATACGTTCGCCGGATTCTTCGAAGAGCTGATGGTTCTGGTGGCTAGGAGCTACCCGAAGCAGGGATGCGCCGACCCGGTGGTCGGGTTCAAGATGTCCTGGCTTGAGGAGTTCATCCCTGCCATGCTCAGGGCCTTTCCTGATTTCAAGGTGCTGTTGCTCTACAGGGATGTCCGGGCCGTTGCCGCCTCGCAGAACGCGAAGGAAGAAAAGCGTCCTTATCTTTTCTATGCCCGCAACTGGCGCAAGTCCGTTGCCAGTCTGATCGCTTTCACCAATCCCGCTTCCGGTCTGGCAGACCGCGTTCTTCCCGTTTGTTATGAATCGTTGGTCGACGAGCCGGAAAAACAGGCCCGCCGTATTTGTGATTTTCTCGGGCTGGAATACGATCCTGCAATGATTGATGTCTCCTCCAACGTGGACCAGACCACTGGAACGAATTGGGAGTCCAATTCGTCCTATGGACAGCAGCAGGGCATTTTCACCTCCTCCGTGGACCGATGGAAGCAGACGTTGACGCCGGATCAGATCGACTTTCTCGAATATCTGTGCGGCCCTGAATTGCACTATCTCGGATACGAACTGGTAGGGAGGCACCGTACGGCTTCGGATTTCCCTCTCCCCGACATGGAGCCGAATGAAGCCGAACTGGTTTCCTGGCTCCGGGGCGAACCCGAGTCGGCGCACCTTACGGATGCCTCCAAATGGAAGCAGGTGTTGGAGAACGAGGAAATGCGGCGGGCCGTATTGGCCGGCAGCGAGTCTCTGGACGGAGACGGCGTGGTGCAGTTTTTCCTCTACCCGGAAGCGCTTGCCGTCTTGAGCGAGGCCTACGCCGATCTGTCCTGATTTCTCCTAACTTCGAGTGCTCAGGAGAATCTCTTTTCCCGCCGTGTCGTGGTTGAAGAGCAGATCAATGACACTTAAGTGAGAGATGAAAGGCAGTCCCTTGCCCTTGTTGAACTGCGCATATTCCGGATGGGTGTAGTCCTGGGTCCGGAATTCTATGCCGTGAGGACCGAAGTCCGCCTCGCCCGTGTAGGTCGCCGTGGCATTGTTGGCAAGGTAGAAATCCGCACCGATAGCCCCGCAGATGTTGATCAGCTTCTGTTCTTTCTTTCCGGGAACATCCAGGTCCGAACTCAGGACGAGCTTTGTCCCGATTCCCATTTCTTCACAGAGCCAGCTGATGAGGGCAATATTCAGGTTCCCGACGGTCATGTTCCGGAACTCGTCCAGCTTTTCACTGATCCTGTCGAACCACGGCGTGAAATACGGCGTGCCCTGGTAGGTATGGCGGATGCTGTTCAAGTGATTCTGCACCCAGTCGGAGTGCTCTGAGATGCGGACGTCCTTGATGGCCTTCATCTGGTCTTCTTTCACCGCCGGAACAGTAAGCCACTTGGTATCTTCGGTCGTCGGGCCGCTACGAATGCGGTTTCGGTTCTTCCATTCGCGTTTAATGAACTGGACATCGTCGAGAAAGACAAAGACATCCACGCGGTCTATCATTTCGAAATAGCCTACCCAAGGCAGGTAATGGGGCTGGCAGATTGCGCAACTCAGGCTCATATTAAATCAGGTCTCCGTTGAGGATGGCCCCTCTCAGGCGTTGCATGGCCGGGCTCTGCCAGGCCTCCTGGATGGTGCGGGATGTGATGTTGCCCAGGACTTTGTCGCTGGCAGGTGTCTTGATGTCCCCGTTTTCGGCGAGTTCCAGAATGGTGAACACGGCCTCCTCCGGCGTGAGCGTATTGGGAAAACGGGTCACTTTGCACTCCCTGGCCACATCAAGACTCAGTTCCCGGTCCAGCCGTTCGCGGCATGGAGCGGGCAGGGTCTCCGGAACCGTGAGCACGGGCGGAAAGAGGGCAGCGTTGTTTGTCTTGAATCCGGGGCGGCTGGTTGAAGAGACCTTCTCCGCCGCTGGGAGGAAGCGGACACGTTGTCCCACACTGGGCGGGAACCCCGCTGCCGCACGGACGGCCATGCGAACCAGGGCTGCTTCCAGCAGGAAGGGGCCGAAGGGCGCGTTGGGACCATCGTATTGAAAACAGGCATACGGTTCGTCCAGGTCCCGATGGGTGTAGAGTAGTCTTCCTGCCACGTCCGGATCGGGGTAGAGCGCGCCGCGCGGGGTGTCCGGCGTTCGGACAGGTTCCTGGTCGGAAATGAGGAGGTCTGCATCCAGGGTGTCGTCAAGGACAGTGAAGCCCATACGTTTAAGGACTTCTGTCATGGCTTCCCTGACATCCGTTTCACGAATGTCGAGAGCAATGCGGCAGGCCCGCACCCAGTCGGCCAGGGCCTGATGCTGGATGGCGACAGGCTTTGCCGCAATCCCCTTTTGGGCAAGGCAAAGCCGTCTGTAGTCCAGGTCGTAGTCCAGGGTGAGGAATAGCTCGGACAGGCAGAGCGGCTCTGGGGCGAGCTGGTATCGGATGCGGAATGACCCCGTATTGTCGAAACAGAAATTTTCCACGTGTTCGCGGTGCGTTTTTTCGGTCGCTTCGGTGGTAATTCGGTCCATGGTTCTCATGGTCATGACCACCGCGCCGTATCCGAAGGGATAGGTTCCGAACTCGAACGGCGTGACGATGTCGGCGTCGTTGTCACATAACTCTCGGACCGCGTCGTCGATGACCGGCGGCATGAGCAGGGGATTGTCCGAGCAGACTCTGACGATGACGTCGGGCCTTTCTGGCAGGGCGTTTATGGCGTCGGCCATACGGGAGACCACGTCATTTTCGCTGCCCCGCACCACCGACAGGCCTTCCTCAGCAGCTATTTCGGCCAGGATGTCGTCCAGCGGATTTGTCGTGGTGGCAAAGACGAATTGGTCCACAAGGGCGCATTTTCGGATGCGGTCAAAGACCGAGCGGATGATGTCGGTCTCCCCGAAGGGCAGGATCATCTTGTCCTTGAGACGGCTGGACCCCATGCGGGCGACGATGACAGCCGCAACTTTTTCCCCATGATGCATTATACTGTTTCCTCGCCGAAAAGGAGATCCAGGACGCGGTCAGAGCCTTTCCCGTCAACGGCCTTGAGGGCCGCTTCCACAGTTTGTTGGCGACTTCCCATGGGCAGGAGCTGCGTTATCAGCGATGCGAGTTCATCCGGCGTGGTGAATCCCATGTATCCGGCGGAGGCCATGCCCGCCTTGGCATGAAATTCTTCTGCGAGGGGAATCTGGTGCCATTGGGTGGCGATCATGATCGCCGGGGTCCTGGTTATGGCGGACTCCAGTTTGAGATAGCCAGCGCTGACGATGGCCAGGTCGGAGTTGAAGAGCATCTCGTCCATGTTGTCCACCCGTCCGAGAATTTTTGCCTCGGGCAGGATGGCCTGGAGGTCCTCGCCTAATCTGGTGGCTGCGGGGCCGAGGATGAAGGTCGGAGTGACCTGCGGAAACCGGGCCAGGGCGTGCGCTGCCTTGAGATAGGCCACATCATAGCGACCGCCGCCGAAGGCGACCAAGGCGGTGCGCACCTCACTGTTGAGGGCGCGTTCCTTTCCGATGTAGCGGCGGTAGGCCGGAGCGAACATGAAATAGTCGTATCCGGTTTCGAACCGAGTCGCTGGCGAGCTGATCGAAATATTGCCGAAGCTAGGCAGGTCCTGGCCGCAGATTACCAGGTCGCACTCGTAGGTGTGGTCCAGCAGGTCGTCGAACACCACGACCTTGTCGGCGAATCGCTTCAACAGGCGCTGGCGCAGGTGATGGCATTCCAGCATTTCCATTATCACCAGGTCGAAGCGGCCAAGGGCTTCGAGGGCTGCGCCTTCGTCCTCCAGGGAGACTTCGTCAGGCAGGCCCGTGACAGGGTAGCCCCGGCTCTCAATGAACGCGGGCACCTCTTTCGGGCCTTCCACCAGGAAGTGTATGTCCGTTTCACCCCGCTCCTTGCAGAGATCGGCGAAGGCAGCCAGCCTGAAGACGTTGCCCCATCCCTGGGTCGGGCCGCCGCGGGTGCGGAAAAGAATCCTGTTTGCCATCTAGTCCGTGTGCCTTCTGAAGTCGTACATGTACTCCTCGGCCTCGCATTTGACCACTTCCTGTCCCATGACCCGTTCCGCCTGGCGCACCTTGAACACCATTTCCTTGAGTTCGTTGGGCGTGAGGGAGAAGAAGTTGTCGGACTCGCGCAGCTTCTGGTTCACGGTGAAGTGCTTTTCGATCATGTTCGCGCCTGCGGCAACGGCCAGGGGAGGGACGTAGGTGCCGTGGGTGTGGTCCGAATGACCGACGGGCCAGTCGTAGCGTTCCCTGAGGGCATGTATGGTCCAGAGGTTGGTGTCCTTGCGCTGGGCCGGATAGGATGAAGTCGTGTGCAGGATGACCGGTTCGGCACCGTGCTCGGTGATGATCTTGATCGCCTCGTCCACTTCCTCGTTGGTGGCCATGCCACGGGTGAAGACCACGGGCTTGCCCTTGGACGCCACATGTCTGAGCAGGACCTTGTTGACCAGTTCGAAGGCCGCGATCTTGTAGCCCACGGAGCCGAGGGACTCAGCGAAGTCCGCGCTGTCCGGATCAAAGGCCGAGGTGAAGACCGTCGCGCCTAGGGACTTGGCGTATTCCCAGAGCTCCGCTTCCTGGTCCCGGGTGAACTCCCATTCCTTGAGCCATTTGATGAACATCTTGCCCTTGGGGTTCTTGATCGGGTCGTATCGCTTTTCCGCGATGTAAGTCTGGAACTTCAGCAGATCCGCGCCGCTTTCAACGGCGGCGGCTATCATTTCCTTCATGCGGCCGAAGTCGCCAAGGTGGTTGACGCCGAGTTCGGCGACGATGGTCACCGGGTGGCCGTCACCTACGGTGAAGTTGCCTAGTTGGACGGATTTTCTCGGTTTCATGATGGTCCCTCGCTTTTTCAGGACTGAGCGTTGTGGTTTCCAATCCTACCTGACTCACATCGTTTGTGGCACGGTGCTGACTAGCAATAGTCTGAAACGTAAACAGGCGCAGTACGTTCCGCTTTTTGGGCATATCCAGCGGAGTAGAACTGGCCCTGTTTTTAGTAGGCTCTGTATGGTAGCCCGTTTTGAAGGCGGAGTCTGCACCAGGCTTTGCGTTCGCCTGGTGCGGACTCCGTTGCTGTCGTTCTATTTTTCAGCAGCCTTTGCTTTCATGTAGGCGAAGGTCTTTTCCAGGCCGTCTTCCAGAGTCGTGGTCGGCACCCAGCCGGTGAACTTCTCGAGCTTGGAAACGTCGGGAACGCGGCGGTCGATATCCTCGTAGGATTTGCCGTAGTATTCGGCGTGCGTCATGTATTCCAGATCGATGGGCTTGTCGCTGACCTTCTGGACGGCCTTTGCGAATTCGAGGATGGAGGTTTCCACCGGGTTGCCCACATTGAAGATCTCGTTGAAGCACTTCTCGTCGTGGATGAGCCTGTCAAAGGCATCCACCACGTCGTCGATGTAGGTGAAGGAACGGGTCTGTGAGCCGTCACCGTGCACGATCAGGTTTTTGCCCTGGAGCGCGTTCTCGAGGTAGTTGGCGACCACGCGGCCTCTAAGTCGGGGGCCATAGACGTTGAAGAGGCGGACGATGACGGAGTCCAGTTCCTTGGCGTGAGCACAGGCCATCAGGTAGTGCTCCAGAATGGCCTTGGAAGAGGAGTAGCACCAGCGGTTGGTGGAAGTGGGGCCGAGGACGCGGTTATCCGTTTCCTTGAAGGGCACGTTGGGGTTGTTGCCGTATATCTCCGAAGTGGAGGTCAGGAAGAAGAGCTTGCCGGTCAGGCGGCACATCTCGATCAGCTTGATGCCGACGAAGGCGGTGATGTCGATGACCTTGCGCGGAGTTTTGACGTATTGATCGGGCTCGGCAATGCCGGCAATGTGGCAGACGTAGTCGGCCATGTCCACGCAACGTTTCAGAATATCATCGTTTTTTACGGTATCCTGAACAAAGGTGAAATTGTCGTAATCCAGCAGGTGCGGGGCATGGGGGCCGAGGTCGAGGCCGATAACCTTGGCGCCTTTCTTAAGAAGCAATTCACTGAAATGAGAACCGACGAAGCCCATGGCTCCGGTAACAAAGTACGTTTTCATAATGTTATTCCGTTGAGGTGTTATAATGTATTGACGACTTTCTCGTAACCCAGTTCCCACGGGCTTCCGGCCCAGTCGGCGCAGTCGCCGCAGGCGGTTACGGTCTTGAAAGCCAAGTTGAGATGCTCCATACGCGCCCGGTGATAA encodes the following:
- a CDS encoding NAD-dependent epimerase/dehydratase family protein produces the protein MKTYFVTGAMGFVGSHFSELLLKKGAKVIGLDLGPHAPHLLDYDNFTFVQDTVKNDDILKRCVDMADYVCHIAGIAEPDQYVKTPRKVIDITAFVGIKLIEMCRLTGKLFFLTSTSEIYGNNPNVPFKETDNRVLGPTSTNRWCYSSSKAILEHYLMACAHAKELDSVIVRLFNVYGPRLRGRVVANYLENALQGKNLIVHGDGSQTRSFTYIDDVVDAFDRLIHDEKCFNEIFNVGNPVETSILEFAKAVQKVSDKPIDLEYMTHAEYYGKSYEDIDRRVPDVSKLEKFTGWVPTTTLEDGLEKTFAYMKAKAAEK
- a CDS encoding WbqC family protein is translated as MSLSCAICQPHYLPWVGYFEMIDRVDVFVFLDDVQFIKREWKNRNRIRSGPTTEDTKWLTVPAVKEDQMKAIKDVRISEHSDWVQNHLNSIRHTYQGTPYFTPWFDRISEKLDEFRNMTVGNLNIALISWLCEEMGIGTKLVLSSDLDVPGKKEQKLINICGAIGADFYLANNATATYTGEADFGPHGIEFRTQDYTHPEYAQFNKGKGLPFISHLSVIDLLFNHDTAGKEILLSTRS
- a CDS encoding cytidylyltransferase domain-containing protein; this encodes MHHGEKVAAVIVARMGSSRLKDKMILPFGETDIIRSVFDRIRKCALVDQFVFATTTNPLDDILAEIAAEEGLSVVRGSENDVVSRMADAINALPERPDVIVRVCSDNPLLMPPVIDDAVRELCDNDADIVTPFEFGTYPFGYGAVVMTMRTMDRITTEATEKTHREHVENFCFDNTGSFRIRYQLAPEPLCLSELFLTLDYDLDYRRLCLAQKGIAAKPVAIQHQALADWVRACRIALDIRETDVREAMTEVLKRMGFTVLDDTLDADLLISDQEPVRTPDTPRGALYPDPDVAGRLLYTHRDLDEPYACFQYDGPNAPFGPFLLEAALVRMAVRAAAGFPPSVGQRVRFLPAAEKVSSTSRPGFKTNNAALFPPVLTVPETLPAPCRERLDRELSLDVARECKVTRFPNTLTPEEAVFTILELAENGDIKTPASDKVLGNITSRTIQEAWQSPAMQRLRGAILNGDLI
- a CDS encoding class I SAM-dependent methyltransferase, with the translated sequence MTPFADSMFNEITRCPWCNSESREDWGEPQDGIQAVECSKCGLIYMGKMLNAEGLAKFYSDHLSQVHLADENKRQQRELMYQLEFKYIHGFTGPCSVLDVGCSGGYFLDVFKEQGYETLGVEIGTEGAAECGKKHSVYQGDFAFMDFDRKFDLIVFRGVIEHIPLPKTYLEKALSLLNDGGYIYITSTPNAQSVPCRVFKDKWRLHNPLPHLMHFSVRHFDEYFASHGFCKRGEHFLYEETPYANIEEDILLVAKAIEAVREGKKIDFASPPFYGVMMSVVYQKEGEQ
- a CDS encoding N-acetylneuraminate synthase family protein, producing the protein MKPRKSVQLGNFTVGDGHPVTIVAELGVNHLGDFGRMKEMIAAAVESGADLLKFQTYIAEKRYDPIKNPKGKMFIKWLKEWEFTRDQEAELWEYAKSLGATVFTSAFDPDSADFAESLGSVGYKIAAFELVNKVLLRHVASKGKPVVFTRGMATNEEVDEAIKIITEHGAEPVILHTTSSYPAQRKDTNLWTIHALRERYDWPVGHSDHTHGTYVPPLAVAAGANMIEKHFTVNQKLRESDNFFSLTPNELKEMVFKVRQAERVMGQEVVKCEAEEYMYDFRRHTD
- a CDS encoding sulfotransferase family protein — encoded protein: MRNIMITGMFRSGSTLLSKLMNFHSEVVVANDSFLHFFRRFRDRAYSSHATHDWTPGGPFKDNFLNPNVAARLAIAGSDLSERLSPEDLDALNNRVDDTTAKFHPGLLEDIARIWADTFAGFFEELMVLVARSYPKQGCADPVVGFKMSWLEEFIPAMLRAFPDFKVLLLYRDVRAVAASQNAKEEKRPYLFYARNWRKSVASLIAFTNPASGLADRVLPVCYESLVDEPEKQARRICDFLGLEYDPAMIDVSSNVDQTTGTNWESNSSYGQQQGIFTSSVDRWKQTLTPDQIDFLEYLCGPELHYLGYELVGRHRTASDFPLPDMEPNEAELVSWLRGEPESAHLTDASKWKQVLENEEMRRAVLAGSESLDGDGVVQFFLYPEALAVLSEAYADLS